One window of Gloeothece citriformis PCC 7424 genomic DNA carries:
- a CDS encoding chloride channel protein: protein MNIYLPIKRLRGWFKARRFGRSSVDTRYAMLEACLIGILSAVAALVLKQGVGWLGGWRLSLTRTFGALWILPLGGLILGLLAGWVIEILSPAAAGGGIPQVKAALARFPVPLSLRVALAKLIGAILVLGAGLTLGRRAPTVHIGAALAAQLSQWLPTSPEHRRQMIAAGAASGLAAGFGTPIAGVLFVIEELMRDVSGLTLETAIIASFTGAVVSLLLESTGPIIPAPLNITFSAREIPLYLLLGFLAGILGALFNAGILFCMRVQKQLRLSIPWRIGLVCMISGAVIAVLPPFFRDNSGLREFLITGELGWRNILLALIAHFFLTILAYSSSAPGGLFAPALVMGSALGYLVGDLGELLTGSGAATTYALAGMGGFFTAVVRAPVTAIVIVFELRANFNIVLPLMITCAVSYLVAENVFSRSIYEHLLDASGIHLTEEIPVNDFLSKLKASDVMQSQVETLDSYLSLEAVLQAMSISRHRGFPVVEEGKLVGIVTQSDLSNLGDRSEELTLRQIMTPKPITVQPETSLSDVLYLLNRYQLSRLPVTEGHKLVGIITRTDIIQAEVKQLGGGTMQGSKPAPSYVTYQTRSPALGNGRILLPLSDGEMAGTLLQIAAAIARHRNYEIECLQVIKVPRHQFPSEARIDIHHSRKLMQRMERLARHLNVPVHTQIRIAQDTAQSIIETIQERHINLMLMSWKGGGDTQGAIFGNVTDTLIHKAPCDLMLVKLGASPTAYPHNLEHNATWLVPMAGGPNAQRAIELLPSLTTLYANPNAPELWLCKVYPPTELEPNSQALEEAAQTLTEKLNKSIIPISIRSHSVADALIHLAQAEVCDLIILGASREGLLQQAIHGNIPDAIASGVDSTVIVVRGAID, encoded by the coding sequence ATGAATATTTATCTGCCCATAAAACGCCTACGGGGTTGGTTTAAAGCCAGACGCTTTGGACGGAGTTCCGTTGATACCCGCTACGCCATGCTAGAAGCTTGTTTAATTGGGATTTTATCGGCTGTTGCTGCCTTAGTGTTAAAACAGGGAGTGGGATGGTTAGGGGGATGGAGACTGAGCCTGACGAGAACATTTGGAGCGCTCTGGATACTTCCTTTAGGGGGTTTAATCTTAGGATTACTGGCAGGATGGGTCATAGAAATTTTATCACCGGCAGCGGCAGGAGGAGGAATTCCGCAAGTTAAGGCCGCTTTAGCTCGATTTCCCGTTCCCTTATCTTTGCGGGTAGCCCTCGCTAAATTAATCGGAGCTATTTTAGTGTTAGGAGCGGGGTTGACCTTGGGACGGAGAGCGCCTACGGTTCATATTGGGGCAGCTTTAGCAGCGCAACTGAGTCAATGGCTTCCCACTTCCCCAGAACATCGTCGTCAAATGATTGCAGCCGGAGCAGCCTCCGGACTAGCAGCCGGTTTTGGAACTCCCATCGCCGGAGTTTTATTTGTTATTGAAGAATTGATGCGAGATGTTTCTGGGTTGACATTAGAGACGGCGATTATTGCCTCCTTTACTGGGGCAGTAGTGTCGTTATTGCTAGAGTCTACCGGTCCGATTATCCCTGCACCTCTAAACATTACCTTTTCTGCGCGAGAAATTCCTTTGTATCTTTTGCTTGGTTTTTTAGCCGGAATTCTAGGGGCGTTATTTAATGCGGGTATTCTCTTTTGTATGAGGGTACAAAAGCAACTTAGACTAAGCATTCCCTGGCGCATAGGCTTAGTTTGCATGATTTCAGGGGCGGTTATTGCGGTATTACCTCCTTTTTTTCGTGACAATTCTGGATTAAGAGAATTTTTAATTACAGGGGAATTAGGTTGGCGTAATATCTTATTAGCGTTGATTGCCCATTTTTTTCTCACTATTTTGGCCTATAGTTCTAGCGCTCCGGGCGGTCTATTTGCACCGGCTTTAGTGATGGGATCAGCCCTAGGCTATTTAGTGGGGGATTTAGGAGAATTATTAACAGGTTCAGGAGCGGCTACAACTTACGCTTTAGCGGGGATGGGAGGGTTTTTTACCGCAGTGGTTCGCGCTCCGGTGACGGCCATTGTGATTGTCTTTGAATTGAGGGCTAATTTTAATATTGTGCTGCCTTTAATGATTACCTGTGCGGTGTCTTATTTGGTGGCTGAAAATGTGTTTAGTCGGTCTATTTATGAACATTTGCTCGATGCGAGTGGGATTCATTTAACCGAAGAAATACCGGTTAATGATTTCTTGAGTAAATTAAAAGCTTCTGATGTGATGCAATCTCAGGTAGAAACCTTAGATAGTTATCTTAGCCTTGAGGCCGTTTTACAGGCCATGTCGATTTCTCGTCATCGAGGGTTTCCGGTAGTAGAAGAGGGAAAATTAGTGGGAATTGTGACTCAAAGTGATTTGTCGAATCTCGGCGATCGCTCTGAGGAGCTTACCCTACGTCAGATTATGACCCCAAAACCGATTACTGTGCAACCAGAAACCTCCTTAAGTGATGTTCTTTATTTGCTCAACCGTTATCAATTATCCCGTTTACCCGTCACCGAAGGACATAAATTAGTCGGCATTATTACCCGCACCGATATCATTCAAGCAGAGGTGAAGCAATTGGGAGGGGGAACAATGCAAGGATCTAAACCTGCACCTTCCTATGTCACCTATCAAACCCGTTCGCCGGCCTTGGGAAATGGCCGCATTTTATTACCCTTATCTGATGGGGAAATGGCCGGAACTTTGTTGCAAATTGCCGCCGCGATCGCCCGTCATCGCAACTATGAAATAGAATGTCTCCAAGTGATTAAAGTTCCCAGACATCAATTTCCCTCAGAAGCTAGGATAGATATTCATCATAGCCGTAAGTTAATGCAACGGATGGAAAGATTGGCGCGTCATCTGAATGTTCCCGTTCATACTCAAATTAGAATCGCTCAGGATACAGCACAATCGATCATAGAAACAATTCAGGAACGACATATAAATTTAATGTTGATGAGTTGGAAAGGAGGAGGAGATACTCAAGGGGCAATATTTGGCAATGTTACTGATACGTTAATTCATAAAGCTCCCTGTGATTTAATGTTAGTCAAATTGGGGGCAAGTCCCACTGCATATCCTCACAACTTAGAGCATAATGCGACTTGGTTAGTGCCGATGGCAGGAGGGCCAAATGCTCAACGAGCCATTGAATTATTGCCGAGCTTAACGACATTATATGCTAATCCTAATGCGCCTGAGCTTTGGTTATGTAAAGTCTATCCTCCTACAGAATTAGAACCTAATTCCCAAGCGTTAGAAGAGGCGGCGCAAACCTTAACAGAAAAGCTCAATAAATCCATTATTCCTATTTCTATTCGTTCTCATTCTGTGGCTGATGCTTTGATTCATTTAGCCCAAGCAGAAGTCTGTGATTTAATTATTTTAGGGGCTTCTAGAGAAGGGTTATTACAACAGGCAATTCATGGTAATATTCCTGATGCGATCGCTTCGGGGGTGGATAGTACGGTTATTGTCGTCAGGGGAGCAATTGATTAA
- a CDS encoding alpha-amylase family protein: protein MQNVLQMSGEARSIFEAIKERQFPKLVGRCAPRDADIFWLRFERYFEDFYHPLTELYGDRPDYTQQIEALFEQMVEAYIARPEPLRLLDLEREFTPDWFEHSNMIGYVCYGDLFAGTLQGVREKVSYLEELGITYLHLMSILKPRPAPNDGGYALMDYQTIDPELGTMEDLRELATDLREKGISLCVDLVLNHTAKEHEWAQRAMAGEEKYLEYYYTFSDRTLPDVYEKTLPEIFPDDAPGNFTWYPEMAGSGRWVWTTFMEYQWDLNYTNINVFREMMDIMFFLVNQGVDILRLDAAPFIWKRLETNCQNQPEVFKLIQVFRGLMRVIAPAVIFKAEAIVPPNLLQQYIGIKATTGKQCKLAYNNQLMVDLWSGLATHKATLLSYVSHKHAPLLFIGATTVNYIRNHDDIGWGMGDEDLHDIGEEPFLHRQFLNQFYTGNFPGSFAKGELFQFNPVTKDARISGTTSSLAGLEVALENHDEPAIDLAIRRLLLLHSIALFARGIPLIYMGDEVGLLNDYTYINDPNKAKDSRWLHRPKMDWSKVEKRHDPDSIEGRIYQGLLHLIKIRKSTSLLHSFAFLHPMWTDNDHVWAISHKRPEGSILMLANFDDHWQSVNTNIIYSNGFIHNVRNLLAPGVSLNIAEGRLYLAPYECVWLVGDE from the coding sequence TTTTGGCTAAGATTTGAGCGCTATTTTGAGGATTTTTACCATCCTTTAACAGAGCTTTATGGCGATCGACCGGATTATACTCAACAGATAGAGGCATTATTTGAGCAAATGGTCGAAGCGTATATTGCTAGACCAGAACCTTTACGCTTACTGGACTTGGAAAGGGAATTTACCCCCGACTGGTTCGAGCATTCTAACATGATCGGTTATGTCTGTTATGGGGATCTTTTTGCCGGGACTTTGCAAGGAGTCCGAGAAAAGGTCAGCTATTTAGAGGAATTAGGAATCACTTATTTACATTTAATGTCAATCCTCAAACCTCGTCCGGCTCCCAATGATGGGGGGTATGCGTTGATGGACTATCAGACTATCGACCCGGAATTAGGAACAATGGAGGACTTGAGGGAACTGGCGACAGATTTACGAGAAAAGGGTATTTCTCTATGTGTGGACTTGGTTCTTAATCATACTGCCAAAGAACACGAATGGGCACAACGAGCGATGGCCGGAGAAGAGAAATATTTAGAGTATTATTACACCTTTTCCGATCGCACTCTCCCCGATGTTTACGAAAAGACATTACCGGAAATTTTTCCCGATGATGCACCGGGTAACTTTACGTGGTATCCCGAAATGGCAGGGAGTGGCCGTTGGGTGTGGACAACGTTTATGGAGTATCAATGGGATCTCAACTATACGAATATTAACGTTTTTCGGGAGATGATGGATATTATGTTCTTCTTGGTCAATCAAGGAGTAGATATCCTCCGCCTCGATGCTGCGCCGTTTATTTGGAAGCGACTAGAAACCAACTGTCAAAATCAGCCGGAAGTTTTTAAATTAATCCAAGTTTTTCGCGGACTGATGCGAGTTATTGCGCCGGCGGTTATTTTCAAAGCTGAGGCGATAGTACCTCCTAATCTTCTACAACAATACATCGGCATTAAAGCCACTACCGGCAAACAATGTAAATTGGCTTATAACAATCAGTTAATGGTGGATTTGTGGAGTGGTTTGGCGACTCATAAAGCGACCCTACTTTCCTATGTTTCCCACAAACACGCGCCACTTTTATTTATTGGTGCGACTACGGTTAATTATATCCGCAATCATGATGATATTGGTTGGGGAATGGGGGATGAAGATCTTCACGATATTGGGGAAGAGCCTTTTCTTCATCGTCAGTTCCTCAATCAATTTTATACCGGTAATTTTCCGGGATCTTTTGCAAAAGGGGAGTTATTTCAGTTTAATCCTGTTACTAAAGATGCTCGGATTAGTGGCACTACTTCCTCTCTGGCGGGGTTAGAAGTGGCATTAGAAAACCACGACGAGCCGGCTATTGATTTAGCGATTCGTCGCCTTCTTCTTTTACATAGTATCGCTCTATTTGCTCGCGGAATTCCTTTAATTTATATGGGGGATGAAGTCGGATTATTGAACGATTACACTTATATTAATGACCCCAATAAAGCTAAGGATAGCCGTTGGTTACATCGTCCTAAAATGGATTGGAGTAAAGTAGAAAAGCGTCATGACCCGGATAGTATTGAAGGACGAATTTATCAAGGGTTACTTCATTTAATTAAAATCCGCAAGTCTACTTCGTTGTTACATAGTTTTGCTTTCCTCCATCCCATGTGGACGGATAATGATCATGTTTGGGCTATATCTCACAAGCGTCCAGAAGGGAGTATTTTAATGTTGGCCAATTTTGACGATCATTGGCAATCGGTCAATACCAATATTATCTATAGCAATGGATTTATTCATAATGTGCGGAATCTTTTAGCGCCTGGAGTTTCTTTAAATATTGCCGAAGGCCGTCTTTATCTTGCTCCTTATGAATGTGTTTGGTTAGTGGGGGATGAGTAA
- a CDS encoding 5'-nucleotidase C-terminal domain-containing protein: MTNNVTSLNSDQTILSSAFTLQLLHASDFEAAIPALEDAPRFSAVLNALRNQDNDGDGQADYANTLFLSSGDNYIPGVWSFASNEVYGSQGRADIAILNELGLQASAFGNHEFDLGTGVVANILAPDAEDGYGGAQFPYLSANLDFSTDSTLDDFVTADGQPASTITGKIAKSTVITVNGEQIGIVGATTPILRSISSPGGALVTPQGFPQNPTDADIQALAAIIQTSVDQLLANNPQMNKVILLSHMQQLSIEEALAGKLRNVDIIVAGGSHSRLLDQSDRLRAGDTTQGTYPIFKTDAQGNPIAIVNTDANYKYVGRLVIDFDENGLIIPGSYNAQISGAYATDQQGVAAVGGTPDPEVVAITNALQQEIAQLEGNFFGITNQYLNGNRAGTGVDGVRNQETNLGNLTADANLAIAQDFDPNTVISLKNGGGIRNSIGQIEVIGTNEPERLPPAGNDLTAKPDGGISQLDIANALSFNNGLSLVTLTAQELLDILEYGIAASTNAASSSQGRFPQVGGLAFSFDLDLPAGDRIQSLAIKNSQGNTVDIVVSNGELVGNPQRTFRMVTLNFLADGGDGYTIPNRDRVDLAQSEDAPRTGTATFAPDGSEQDALAEYLNENFLQTPFAQEDTSRELDQRIQNLDFRQDTVNDNLIAPQLNAPVYRFYNPITRGYFFTSNIGERDNLLANPQSGYNFEGVAFNASNSSGNNLVAVYRFYNPIIRGHFFTANLGERDNLLANPQFSYNFQGVGFYAYGAEASLGADVYRFYNPISQQHFLTANLGERANLLANPQFGYNFQGVGFEATPV, translated from the coding sequence ATGACTAACAATGTAACTAGCCTCAATTCTGATCAGACAATTCTCTCTAGTGCCTTTACATTACAACTTCTTCATGCTTCTGATTTTGAAGCGGCTATTCCTGCCCTGGAAGATGCCCCTCGTTTTAGTGCCGTTCTCAATGCTCTAAGAAATCAGGATAATGATGGAGATGGACAAGCAGATTATGCCAATACCCTCTTTCTCTCTTCTGGAGATAATTATATTCCTGGGGTTTGGTCGTTTGCCAGTAACGAAGTTTACGGTTCTCAAGGCCGGGCTGATATTGCCATTCTTAATGAGTTAGGGTTACAAGCCAGTGCCTTTGGTAATCATGAATTTGACTTAGGGACAGGTGTAGTGGCTAATATTCTTGCACCCGATGCTGAAGACGGGTACGGGGGGGCACAATTTCCCTATCTTAGTGCTAACTTAGACTTTAGCACAGATTCGACTTTAGATGATTTCGTCACCGCAGACGGTCAACCAGCCAGCACCATAACCGGGAAAATTGCCAAAAGTACCGTCATCACCGTCAACGGAGAACAAATCGGTATTGTTGGCGCAACAACTCCTATTTTGCGCTCAATTTCTTCCCCTGGTGGGGCACTTGTGACTCCACAGGGTTTTCCCCAAAATCCCACTGATGCAGATATCCAAGCTTTAGCGGCTATCATTCAAACTTCGGTCGATCAGTTATTAGCCAATAATCCCCAGATGAATAAGGTGATTCTGTTGTCTCATATGCAGCAGTTATCGATCGAAGAAGCTTTAGCTGGAAAACTGCGAAATGTGGATATTATCGTAGCCGGGGGTTCTCATAGCCGACTTTTGGATCAAAGCGATCGCCTTCGTGCCGGAGATACAACACAAGGGACTTATCCCATCTTTAAAACCGATGCACAAGGAAATCCGATCGCTATCGTCAACACCGATGCCAACTATAAATATGTCGGGCGGTTGGTGATTGATTTTGATGAAAATGGGTTAATTATTCCCGGAAGCTATAATGCTCAAATTAGTGGGGCTTATGCAACGGATCAACAGGGGGTGGCAGCAGTAGGAGGAACTCCCGATCCTGAAGTAGTAGCCATTACCAACGCTTTACAGCAAGAAATAGCCCAATTAGAAGGGAATTTCTTTGGGATTACCAATCAATATCTTAACGGGAATCGCGCCGGCACTGGAGTTGATGGAGTTCGTAACCAAGAAACCAACTTAGGCAATTTAACCGCAGATGCTAACCTGGCTATTGCCCAAGATTTTGATCCCAATACGGTGATCTCCCTGAAAAATGGGGGCGGTATTCGTAACAGTATCGGACAAATTGAAGTCATTGGCACAAATGAACCGGAACGTCTCCCCCCGGCGGGCAATGATTTAACCGCTAAACCCGACGGCGGTATCTCTCAGTTAGATATTGCCAACGCTCTGAGCTTTAACAATGGGTTAAGCTTGGTGACACTCACCGCTCAAGAATTATTAGATATTCTTGAATATGGAATTGCTGCGAGTACCAATGCAGCATCAAGTTCTCAAGGGCGTTTCCCTCAAGTGGGAGGATTAGCCTTTAGTTTTGATTTAGACTTACCTGCTGGCGATCGCATTCAATCTTTAGCGATTAAAAATAGTCAAGGAAATACGGTTGATATCGTCGTCAGCAATGGGGAATTAGTGGGCAATCCTCAGCGAACTTTTCGCATGGTAACGCTTAATTTCTTAGCCGATGGAGGTGACGGGTATACAATTCCCAATCGAGATCGGGTAGACTTAGCCCAAAGTGAGGATGCACCCCGAACCGGAACAGCAACCTTTGCGCCTGATGGGAGTGAACAGGATGCCTTAGCAGAGTATCTTAACGAAAACTTTTTACAAACCCCTTTTGCTCAAGAAGATACCTCCAGGGAGTTAGATCAACGGATTCAAAACCTCGATTTTCGTCAAGATACGGTTAATGATAATTTAATTGCTCCTCAACTTAACGCGCCTGTTTATCGTTTTTATAATCCGATTACAAGAGGATATTTCTTTACCAGTAATATAGGTGAAAGAGATAATCTTTTAGCTAATCCTCAATCGGGTTATAACTTTGAAGGGGTTGCCTTTAATGCTTCCAACAGTTCTGGAAACAATTTAGTAGCTGTTTATCGTTTCTATAATCCAATTATAAGAGGACATTTCTTTACCGCTAATTTAGGGGAAAGGGATAATCTTTTAGCTAATCCTCAATTTAGCTATAATTTTCAAGGGGTAGGCTTCTATGCTTATGGAGCAGAGGCAAGTCTGGGAGCGGATGTTTATCGTTTCTATAATCCAATTTCACAACAACATTTCTTGACTGCTAATCTAGGGGAAAGAGCTAATCTTTTAGCTAATCCTCAATTTGGCTATAACTTTCAAGGGGTAGGATTTGAAGCCACTCCAGTTTAA
- a CDS encoding hemolysin-type calcium-binding protein → MCYFCSALNSDLYSSNADLSIGQILIGGTDNDMMIGTDGFDKIYGQAGDDTIDGGLGDDYLRGNDGADQFVLRRGNGRDTIFDFEDNKDKFLLKDGLQYEDLTISQQYGRTVISVTDTGEVLANLLYEVDVSQIEREDFVVFSEEIKYNIINDHNQSQSILLEVENFNLDGYEPEENNKVSGGQLAKLNSQVSHGIATTEFNGLPGFYDIIVGYFDENDGAATLQLEVNDTTVDSWILDESLLGAAANANTFRTRIIEDVQLNPSDLISVVGIRERAEFARVDYIELIANAPTEVGLGVGAQL, encoded by the coding sequence ATGTGTTATTTTTGTAGTGCTTTAAACAGTGATTTGTATAGTTCCAATGCTGATCTGAGCATCGGACAAATTCTAATCGGTGGAACTGACAATGATATGATGATTGGGACAGACGGCTTTGACAAGATTTATGGTCAAGCAGGAGATGATACCATTGATGGGGGACTTGGGGATGATTATTTAAGAGGGAATGATGGTGCTGATCAATTTGTCTTAAGAAGAGGTAATGGACGGGATACTATTTTTGATTTTGAAGACAATAAAGATAAATTTTTATTAAAAGATGGTTTGCAATATGAGGATCTGACAATTAGTCAACAATACGGTCGAACGGTGATTAGTGTTACTGATACGGGAGAAGTCTTAGCCAATCTTTTATACGAAGTGGATGTTAGTCAGATAGAAAGGGAAGATTTTGTTGTATTTTCTGAGGAAATAAAATATAATATTATTAATGATCATAATCAATCTCAGTCTATTTTACTGGAAGTAGAAAATTTTAATTTGGATGGCTATGAACCAGAAGAAAATAACAAGGTTTCGGGTGGCCAATTAGCTAAATTAAATTCTCAGGTTTCTCATGGTATAGCAACAACCGAATTTAATGGCTTACCGGGTTTTTATGATATTATAGTAGGCTACTTTGATGAAAACGATGGAGCAGCAACACTACAACTAGAGGTAAATGATACTACTGTTGATAGCTGGATTTTAGATGAGTCTCTTCTCGGTGCTGCTGCCAATGCTAACACTTTTAGAACAAGGATAATTGAAGATGTACAACTCAATCCGTCAGATTTAATTTCTGTTGTAGGAATTCGAGAGAGGGCAGAATTTGCTAGAGTTGATTATATCGAACTCATTGCTAATGCTCCCACAGAAGTTGGTTTAGGAGTAGGAGCGCAGTTGTAG